The Phalacrocorax carbo chromosome 2, bPhaCar2.1, whole genome shotgun sequence region GAAAGTAAAATCAAGCCTCGACCTGGTGCTGGGATGCTGAATACAGATAGTTGTGCTTCCACATGCATGTCATATTCCTGTATCTCTTTATAGCTCTTCCTTTTAAAACCAGCTAATGCATAGAAGATGAAAAAAGTTTGAGACGTTGAAGGCAATAGACTCTTGCATCAGATGCAGACCCCTCCATAGCCTTCCTGGTAGGTGACTGGAAATGTTCATTTAAACAATTTCATTGCAAACATCAGTCTCAGGTGGAGTGACTGACTCTCCTATAGCTTCCATACCTTTAAAATCCACCTGTACTTTAGGCTCTATTCAGTATATTTGTTTTCCAATCCTCATTTGCAATGCTTGAAgaggaaacagcaaaacaactttTGTCCCTGTCTCTTCATATTCATTTGgcattcttttcctccttcttctcaaGGGGTTTCTCTGGCAGACTGCACACAAGCTGACTTTCAGCTCATGCACAGGGACATCCCTGGATGGACTTTTAGGAGATTTATTGATGCCTTTGTGTCATTACCATTTTATAAGTCCCATTTCTTACAGGTTGCAACTTTGTCTCCTGTTGCTTTCCTTCGTCTATTCTAAAtactgacttttctttttctgcccaaCATCAGGAATTATCCTGATGGTGACAGGGCTTCTGCAatcatcttttccttcctggaACTAAGACAATGAAGAAGGCTATTACCTGAGAAAAACTACTTTCTTTAGAGCTACTTATTAAGCCATTTGTGACTTTGGccctttgttctgtttttggTCCTTAGATGGTCtccatttcttaaaaattataaGAAGCCTAGAGAGTATAGTGCAAACTTGCAACAACACATCTTGCAAATGGACAACTAAGGCATAGAAAAGCTAGCAATGCCAGGGAGATGTGGGAGAGACAACCAAGAGGAAATAAGTATTCTTTTGCTTCCTTGTCCTTTTCTATTTTGCCACGTATACAAGGCAGAGCAACTTTGTGCCACAGAAGGGGCAAGAGTAAATCAGAGTAAATCacagtctgaaaaataaaaacccatcAGTTCAGCTGCAAGCATTCTGTAAGATTGCTAGTACAGTTCTGTAAGATTGCTAATTAAAAATGGgtattaaaatactattttgagaatgtaaagaagagaaacaaatccCTGGTAACCTACATCTGCTTTCCTGTAGCTGCTGGTAGCTTGTGCTGCATCTGAATCTACTGTGCCATGCGATGTTTCAGAGAGGCTCAGAATCAGCAGCCCCTCGCCTTTCggctttctgcagctcctgagCCCCATTGGCTGGAAGGCAAAGCAGAGGCGGAGAGTGCcctgaatatttttctcctccacaCACCATAAAACAGGCAGTCGGCATGCACTGTCTGACAGCGAGACTGGTGCTTGCAGTTTGAAATTAGTTTCTGCTCCGCAGCAGTCACTTGGGCATTTTATGTTTGCCTCTTTTAAAGGAAGGGAACAAAAAAGCCTTGCAGCATACCAGCAAACTAAACAGGAACCTACCATAGGGAAGAATCTGATGCAAACTTACAGACTGTTGGGACTCTGTGACATAGATCGCCAAGGTAAATGTGACGATGATCAGAAACTGCATCTTTGAGAGAGTAAACCAGTATTTCTAAGTTTGAAACCTTATTTTGTAACAGCAGTCAAAGTGttctgagctgctgcctgcctcgGTGctggcttatttttcttttcttcccaagcTGAAAAGCCAAAGAAGGTTTTCAAAGgaatggaaaaggaacaagAGTTTTAAAGCAGGAAGCCAAAGAGGGATCTCCATAAGATGAATTTCACCCAGCACCGTGGGACACTCCAGCCCCTCCATTTCTGGAATCACAGCTACGGACTGCATGGAGGTGCCAGCGAGCCCAACGCAAAGGGCCACTCCTCGGGAGGCTGCTACGAGCAACTCTTTGTATCCCCTGAAGTGTTTGTGACTCTGGGCATCATCAGCTTGCTGGAGAACGTCTTGGTCATTGTGGCGATAGCCAAGAACAAGAACCTCCATTCGCCCATGTACTTCTTCATTTGTAGCTTGGCAGTGGCTGACATGCTAGTGAGTGTATCTAATGGATCAGAAACTATTGTCATCACGCTGCTAAACAATACAGACACAGATGCACAGAGCTTTACCATAAACATTGACAATGTCATTGACTCAGTGATTTGCAGTTCCTTGCTTGCATCAATTTGCAGTCTCCTCTCAATAGCAGTGGACAGGTACTTTACTATCTTTTACGCCCTCCAGTACCATAATATCATGACAGTGAAGCGTGTAGGGGTGATCATCACATGCATCTGGGCTGCGTGCACAGTCTCAGGCATTTTGTTCATCATTTACTCTGACAGCAGTGTTGTCATCATCTGCCTTATTAGCATGTTCTTCACTATGCTCATTCTCATGGCATCCCTCTATGTCCACATGTTCATGATGGCTCGGATGCATATTAAAAAGATTGCTGTTCTTCCTGGGACTGGCCCTATCCGCCAAGGGGCCAACATGAAAGGGGCCATCACTCTCACCATCCTGATTGGAGTTTTTGTTGTGTGCTGGGCTCCATTTTTCCTGCACCTCATTTTCTACATCTCCTGCCCCTACAACCCTTACTGCGTGTGCTTCATGTCCCACTTTAACTTCTACCTCATCCTCATCATGTGCAACTCCATCATCGATCCACTCATCTATGCATTCCGGAGTCAGGAGCTCAGGAAAACATTCAAGGAGATTATATGCTGCTGTAGCCTGAGAGGGCTTTGTGATTTACCTGGCAAATATTAAACCAAGGGGATACGTTACTCTGTCCGCAATATGCAGCACAGACTTCTAAGCCTTCAGATCCTCTTTCTCAGCAGAATTTGGGTTATATCTTTAAAAGTGGCACCTCTTTCtgtctcccctccctcccatccTTGTATCCCATTCACatgtaattaatatttctgtataGTGTTTGTAATATCTACAGTTTGTAATTTATTTGGCTGGAAAGAGAAGTAGCACTTCATACCAATTTGTAAGTAAGCAAATAAATGTAATGATGAATTGAAATGTAATGAAGTGAAATACTAACAAACACGAGCAGCTGTACGTTCCAACTGCtgacaaaataaataacttgCCTGACTTACAGTACATATTGGCTGATACTGTTCCTTATTCTGTTGAAATAATTATAGCTGTCCATTACATTACATACAGCTTAAAATAGAGCTTATGCTTCTCTATTAGTGGATTAGAGGTTCTCTGGAATTAGAAGGCAGATTTTTCATAAAGGTTACTGCAACCAACGAgttttattcattcattttgaACTCTTTTCCTCCTACTCCACAAGCAGCAATCTGTTCTTTGTTAGTTATTGCCTACAACAAGATTTTTCAAATGCCTGCCACCCAGACAAtcaaatgtttgggttttgtggttttgttgttattgttatttgttgttgttgttttggtgtggtggtttggtggggttttttgtgtgtgtgtggtttgtttctttttttcaagatgATGATTGCTGTATGTCTAAGAGTACCTTTTTGCAAAGTTTAAATTTCTTCCTGGAGCGTCAGTTAGCCCTGGATATATTTGCTAGACTGGCATCCTCCATTCAGACATGAAACAGGTACAGTATTAACATTGACAGTGCCAGCACCAATGTAAAGATTCACTGGGAGATTTACCTGATGAAGAAGAAGAGGGAACTTCATTTTGAACATTTACTCCTTCCTTGTTCTGAGGTTCTCTGGAGAACAAGGACTCTGTGcttccaaagaaaatacatcCTTGTTAGAAACAAACTGCCCGCTATTCTGAAGTGTGCCAGAATCCTTACAGAGGAGTCAAGGCATGTGTCAATTTGGCTTGAGCACCTCAGACCATACTGTGCAACATGAGCTTTGTGGGGGCAATGCTATCACATGGAAGGGATGCTGCTTGATGAGTCTGTAAACCCATGCCCTGTATCTGGCAGCCC contains the following coding sequences:
- the MC4R gene encoding melanocortin receptor 4 codes for the protein MNFTQHRGTLQPLHFWNHSYGLHGGASEPNAKGHSSGGCYEQLFVSPEVFVTLGIISLLENVLVIVAIAKNKNLHSPMYFFICSLAVADMLVSVSNGSETIVITLLNNTDTDAQSFTINIDNVIDSVICSSLLASICSLLSIAVDRYFTIFYALQYHNIMTVKRVGVIITCIWAACTVSGILFIIYSDSSVVIICLISMFFTMLILMASLYVHMFMMARMHIKKIAVLPGTGPIRQGANMKGAITLTILIGVFVVCWAPFFLHLIFYISCPYNPYCVCFMSHFNFYLILIMCNSIIDPLIYAFRSQELRKTFKEIICCCSLRGLCDLPGKY